In Saccharicrinis fermentans DSM 9555 = JCM 21142, a genomic segment contains:
- the ltrA gene encoding group II intron reverse transcriptase/maturase produces the protein MENRTTYIDASLLVSPSSFLTDERVREFQRKLYIRAKQDKEFKAYSLSDKMSLGYVIEESYRRVKQNYSKGTGVDKMSFADIEKYGVSKFLKELQTELRTNTYRSQAVRQVEIPKEKKGEFRMLDIPTIKDRVAQMAVKMLIEPLWEADFITTSYGFRPKRGAQDAIKQIKQNIYDGHHFIYDADLSKYFDTIPHDKLFVLLKERISDKGILDIIEQWLTAPKQLKNGKLLSSTAGTPQGGVISPLLSNIYLHAFDRIVNNSKSKFSKANIRIVRYADDFVLMGTYYYSREILAHIDSLMTRMGLTINKEKTTILHVHKKSLFFLGFEFRVIRSKFAWNRKNYTNVRPSMKSRSKLFANIRELLAKRRHWKIEPLLYKLNSLLIGWLNYFSISKVTHIWETIKVIIKHLDYKLFKWLKSKGRKAHKSLRQRPYSTFVQSKRLLDLEKYARLKTLAKAQ, from the coding sequence ATGGAAAACAGAACGACCTATATTGACGCAAGTCTATTAGTAAGTCCATCGTCATTTCTGACCGATGAAAGAGTTCGTGAATTCCAAAGGAAGCTATACATTAGAGCCAAGCAAGACAAGGAATTTAAAGCATATAGTTTAAGCGACAAGATGAGCTTAGGCTATGTGATAGAGGAATCCTATCGTAGAGTAAAACAGAATTATTCCAAAGGCACAGGAGTTGACAAGATGTCGTTTGCAGATATTGAGAAATATGGTGTATCCAAATTCCTCAAGGAGTTGCAAACAGAACTTCGTACCAATACCTACCGAAGTCAGGCTGTTCGTCAGGTAGAAATCCCGAAGGAGAAGAAAGGTGAGTTTCGCATGTTGGATATTCCCACCATAAAAGACAGAGTAGCACAAATGGCTGTTAAGATGCTGATTGAGCCACTTTGGGAAGCCGACTTTATTACTACTTCATATGGATTTAGACCCAAACGGGGGGCACAGGATGCAATCAAGCAAATCAAACAGAATATCTACGATGGACATCATTTCATCTATGATGCAGATTTATCGAAATACTTCGATACCATTCCTCACGATAAACTGTTTGTACTGCTTAAAGAACGCATCAGTGACAAAGGAATTCTGGATATTATCGAACAGTGGTTAACAGCCCCAAAACAATTAAAGAACGGAAAGTTGTTGTCGAGTACAGCAGGTACGCCGCAAGGAGGGGTTATTAGTCCATTGTTATCGAATATTTACCTACATGCTTTTGACCGAATAGTCAATAATTCAAAGAGTAAATTCTCCAAAGCAAACATACGAATTGTGCGTTATGCCGATGACTTTGTGCTTATGGGAACTTACTATTACAGCAGAGAAATATTAGCACATATCGATTCATTAATGACACGGATGGGGCTTACCATCAATAAGGAAAAGACAACTATTTTGCATGTGCATAAGAAAAGCCTATTCTTTTTGGGGTTTGAGTTCAGGGTAATCCGCTCCAAATTCGCTTGGAACAGGAAGAACTATACCAACGTCCGCCCGAGTATGAAATCAAGGAGTAAACTCTTTGCCAACATTCGTGAGCTTTTAGCAAAACGTAGGCATTGGAAGATTGAACCTTTGCTTTACAAGCTCAACTCATTATTAATAGGTTGGCTTAATTATTTCTCTATAAGTAAGGTAACGCACATTTGGGAAACCATAAAGGTTATCATCAAACACTTGGATTATAAACTATTTAAATGGCTCAAAAGCAAAGGACGTAAAGCGCACAAGTCGCTTCGCCAGCGACCATACAGTACTTTTGTACAAAGCAAAAGGCTGTTAGACTTGGAAAAGTATGCACGCTTGAAAACCCTTGCGAAAGCTCAATGA
- a CDS encoding tetratricopeptide repeat protein, with product MKQIFTSFLILISIIAFGQNSQVDNLWKLYNSQKYKSAIEKAKIFLENEPNNIDLNLIIGRSYADIGEFKNALTFLETVVTKDENNSWRKAWALSYLGTCYFMVQDYNDSESSLNQCIKLNATKNATNNAYGQALLFGFNEFYKTWKIVETDNFRFHFQNMTDNDIKRYVSTRQEAFLNINDFFDSEIPKKIDFFVWDSRDDAKRLLRANLGFAKPRFCVLHSHFQQTKGHEMTHIISNYSTKMVNKTGLINEGTAVCFDQTNQDKEKIVKDWLKNNNKSVSIKDIWTDWKGYPAELTYPLSGLFVKELIDNFGREKYIEFFGNQTYDNAKLVFGEKLDKVIKDFENKMNT from the coding sequence ATGAAACAAATTTTTACATCATTTCTAATACTAATAAGCATAATTGCATTTGGACAAAACTCCCAAGTTGACAATTTATGGAAATTATATAATTCTCAGAAATATAAATCAGCTATAGAAAAAGCAAAAATATTTCTTGAAAATGAGCCAAATAATATCGACTTAAATTTAATTATTGGACGTTCATATGCAGACATCGGAGAATTTAAAAATGCGCTCACTTTTCTTGAGACTGTAGTAACTAAGGACGAAAATAATTCATGGAGAAAAGCATGGGCACTAAGTTATCTTGGGACTTGCTATTTTATGGTGCAAGATTATAATGATTCTGAATCTTCGCTTAACCAATGTATAAAACTGAATGCAACAAAAAATGCCACTAATAATGCTTACGGGCAAGCTCTGCTTTTTGGGTTTAATGAATTTTATAAAACTTGGAAAATTGTTGAAACTGATAACTTTAGATTCCACTTTCAGAACATGACTGATAATGATATTAAAAGATATGTCTCAACAAGACAGGAAGCGTTTCTAAACATTAATGATTTTTTTGATAGTGAAATTCCTAAAAAGATTGACTTTTTCGTTTGGGACTCAAGAGATGATGCAAAAAGGTTGCTAAGAGCTAATTTAGGATTTGCCAAGCCCAGATTTTGTGTTTTACATTCGCATTTTCAGCAAACAAAAGGACATGAAATGACACATATAATTTCAAACTATTCTACTAAGATGGTTAATAAGACTGGATTGATAAATGAAGGTACGGCTGTTTGTTTTGACCAAACTAATCAAGATAAAGAGAAAATTGTAAAAGATTGGTTGAAAAACAATAACAAATCAGTTTCAATTAAGGACATTTGGACAGACTGGAAAGGTTATCCAGCGGAACTGACATATCCATTGTCTGGGTTATTTGTGAAAGAGTTGATTGATAATTTTGGTAGAGAAAAATATATTGAGTTTTTTGGTAACCAGACATATGATAATGCTAAATTGGTGTTTGGAGAAAAACTTGACAAAGTGATTAAAGACTTTGAAAATAAGATGAATACCTAA
- a CDS encoding tyrosine-type recombinase/integrase: MISAWKIFWVDILGNKWDGIKIKRPRVAKKLPTVLSQSDAYRLVTSSYNVKHRTLMMLTYATGMRCEEALSLLPEQIDSARLVVRIKGKGNKSREVPLPEDILEQLRIYFKQYRPSKYLFVGL, from the coding sequence ATGATTAGTGCCTGGAAAATATTTTGGGTGGATATACTTGGGAACAAGTGGGATGGCATTAAGATAAAGCGTCCAAGAGTAGCGAAGAAACTACCCACGGTTTTGTCTCAGTCAGATGCCTATCGTTTGGTGACAAGTTCATATAATGTCAAACATCGTACATTAATGATGTTGACTTATGCAACGGGCATGCGGTGCGAAGAAGCTCTAAGTTTGTTGCCTGAGCAAATAGATTCGGCACGTTTGGTTGTACGCATAAAGGGCAAGGGTAATAAAAGCCGAGAAGTACCACTTCCAGAGGATATATTAGAACAACTCAGAATTTATTTTAAACAGTATCGTCCTTCGAAGTATCTTTTTGTAGGGCTTTAA
- a CDS encoding tyrosine-type recombinase/integrase — translation MPVKPKIILSLAQHRKMDVVKIGINKKVTPHMLRHSFATHLLEHGVDLRYIQTFLGHVSSTTTEIYTHVSKRSLANIKSPLDQIAECKQFNN, via the coding sequence ATGCCTGTAAAGCCCAAAATAATCCTCTCTTTAGCACAACACCGGAAGATGGATGTTGTAAAAATAGGAATAAACAAAAAGGTGACTCCACATATGCTACGCCACTCATTTGCAACTCATTTATTAGAACATGGTGTCGACCTTAGATACATTCAAACGTTTTTAGGTCATGTATCGAGTACCACAACAGAAATTTACACACACGTAAGCAAACGATCTCTTGCAAATATAAAAAGCCCTTTAGACCAAATTGCAGAATGTAAACAATTCAATAACTGA
- a CDS encoding ATP-binding protein, protein MDLLIIDDFAVRKMDGQQLLEFMELIEDRHARKSTIIMRQLKVADWYDVMLSNTAAADAIMGRIVHTAYRFDLKGETRHKQQNE, encoded by the coding sequence ATGGATCTGCTCATCATTGATGATTTTGCTGTAAGAAAAATGGATGGCCAACAGTTACTGGAATTTATGGAGCTTATTGAAGACCGACACGCAAGAAAGTCCACTATTATCATGCGCCAGTTAAAGGTTGCAGACTGGTATGATGTAATGTTGTCGAACACTGCGGCTGCCGATGCCATTATGGGTAGAATCGTACATACCGCATACCGCTTTGATCTTAAAGGAGAAACAAGGCATAAACAACAGAATGAATAA
- a CDS encoding TonB-dependent receptor plug domain-containing protein, with amino-acid sequence MQEIDVQEESIHPTEESLKVMAPLKDIPITTSTVTRSLLDQRQVWNLNEAVKYTTGISPSLNYGGFQTFTMRGFRGPVIMVDGARDERMNLSNSAPVTSLASVEKIEYLKGPAAILYGHSAVGGILNIVRKKPTEAFTANMTATYGSWNTKEVNAGAGGAINSKR; translated from the coding sequence TTGCAAGAGATTGATGTACAAGAGGAAAGCATTCATCCTACAGAAGAGTCTTTGAAAGTTATGGCGCCCTTAAAAGACATTCCTATTACTACTTCAACCGTTACCAGATCTTTACTTGACCAACGTCAGGTTTGGAATTTAAACGAAGCCGTAAAATACACAACAGGTATTTCTCCAAGTCTTAATTACGGAGGATTTCAAACTTTTACTATGAGGGGATTTCGAGGTCCGGTAATAATGGTGGATGGTGCCAGGGATGAGCGTATGAACCTCTCGAACAGTGCACCTGTTACTTCGTTAGCTTCGGTTGAAAAGATAGAATATTTAAAGGGACCCGCAGCCATATTATACGGACACTCTGCTGTTGGAGGTATTTTAAATATTGTACGCAAAAAGCCTACAGAAGCTTTTACGGCTAATATGACAGCTACATACGGTAGCTGGAATACCAAGGAAGTTAATGCTGGTGCAGGTGGAGCAATTAATAGCAAGCGATAA
- a CDS encoding TonB-dependent receptor domain-containing protein, whose product MEQLIASDKQLYAQGDFPKGYNREQRYNDPADFLDHENYNLSARYIHNFSPTSKLKFQADYAHDIIDYFSTEYLPFLTSDDPIYDTYYLSGNSRKYICLDSLQREFPLRFSHHTNTYQNYLDYSFQVNTGSVEHKILAGYYLINIDRTTYKGYNVGEDVNGDGLFANIAYENPILNQGDLQTKFSAASIYNELLNSFYAQDLLNISNKLKGLVGIRADIYHMTYQSASVDESTHTYDHSAKTKQNEFALTYRAGLVYQPIDDLSLYSSYASYFRPNRTSYNPNYIYVDRDGNTFKPEDGEPFFEPESGYQLEGGLKYNYNSKLQLNASVFYIQKNDIVESLGKTEDGTNGIIF is encoded by the coding sequence GTGGAGCAATTAATAGCAAGCGATAAGCAACTATATGCCCAAGGAGATTTTCCGAAAGGTTATAATCGTGAGCAACGATACAACGATCCTGCTGATTTCTTAGATCATGAAAACTATAACCTTTCAGCTCGCTATATTCATAACTTCTCCCCCACTTCTAAACTGAAATTTCAGGCGGATTATGCTCATGATATCATAGATTACTTTTCAACAGAGTACTTGCCATTTCTAACAAGCGACGATCCCATTTATGATACTTATTATTTAAGTGGAAATAGTAGAAAATATATCTGTCTTGACTCATTACAAAGAGAATTTCCTCTAAGGTTTTCGCATCATACAAATACTTATCAAAACTATCTTGATTATAGTTTTCAGGTAAATACCGGTTCCGTTGAGCACAAAATTTTAGCAGGGTATTATTTAATTAATATTGATAGAACTACATATAAAGGATACAATGTTGGAGAAGATGTAAATGGAGACGGACTGTTTGCCAATATTGCTTATGAAAACCCAATATTAAATCAGGGCGATTTACAAACAAAATTTTCCGCTGCTAGTATTTACAACGAGTTATTAAATAGTTTTTACGCTCAGGATCTTTTAAATATCAGCAATAAGCTAAAAGGTTTAGTGGGTATTCGTGCGGATATTTATCATATGACTTATCAATCCGCTTCTGTAGATGAAAGTACCCATACCTATGACCATAGCGCCAAAACAAAGCAAAACGAATTCGCCTTAACATACAGGGCAGGGCTTGTATATCAGCCAATTGACGATTTATCTTTATATTCTTCTTATGCTAGCTATTTTCGACCAAACAGAACGTCATACAATCCAAATTATATTTATGTAGATAGAGATGGGAATACATTTAAACCCGAAGATGGCGAGCCTTTCTTTGAACCAGAATCTGGATATCAATTGGAAGGTGGGTTAAAGTATAACTACAATTCTAAACTTCAATTAAATGCCAGTGTTTTTTATATACAAAAAAACGATATTGTTGAAAGCTTAGGAAAAACAGAAGATGGTACAAATGGCATCATATTTTAG
- a CDS encoding B3/B4 domain-containing protein encodes MPAINIEAKIKDILPHIKLGCIEASVDVHPSSPEQSKWIHQQLEKIKISLSPESIRQTTTVKATKDAYRALGKDPNRYRPAAEALMRRIANGKDLYQISNVVDVLNYISIKTGFSICGYDAQLISEDITLGIGAEGEPYEGIGRGTVNIDSLPVFRDNQGAFGTPTSDSTRTMITDKTRDILYIFISFNHNNELEQAISETADLLQKYAMASHIKTYYI; translated from the coding sequence ATGCCTGCGATCAACATAGAAGCCAAAATTAAAGACATACTACCCCATATAAAACTGGGATGTATCGAGGCGTCGGTAGATGTACACCCAAGCTCTCCTGAACAAAGCAAATGGATCCATCAACAGCTGGAAAAGATAAAAATAAGCCTTAGCCCGGAATCGATCAGACAAACAACAACGGTAAAAGCCACAAAAGATGCTTACAGAGCATTGGGCAAAGACCCTAACCGCTATCGTCCGGCTGCAGAAGCACTTATGCGCAGAATTGCCAACGGCAAAGATCTTTATCAAATATCCAACGTGGTAGATGTACTAAACTACATCTCTATCAAAACAGGCTTTTCCATTTGCGGATACGATGCACAATTGATTAGCGAGGATATCACCTTGGGAATAGGAGCCGAAGGAGAACCATACGAAGGTATTGGTCGCGGCACTGTCAACATAGACTCATTACCTGTTTTTAGAGATAATCAGGGCGCTTTCGGAACTCCTACAAGCGACTCCACTCGCACCATGATCACTGACAAAACGAGAGATATACTATACATATTCATAAGCTTTAACCATAACAACGAATTGGAACAAGCCATCAGCGAGACAGCAGATCTACTTCAAAAATATGCAATGGCAAGCCATATAAAAACATACTATATTTAA